The DNA window AGATGTTATCAAATGATTATAAATGATTGCGGTCCTATGCTCTGACCCTTGCTGGACCTACTGAAATCCGACCGAAGCAAGAGAAAATAGTTCTCTTTGAAGGGGGCTACgaattagaggctgaccaggcCACGGTCTTATCGTCGAGGGAGACAAACTTTGAAGGAGGAGATAATGTTGCGGTCTCCAATTAATGCTacggtcctagaataattctAGCACCCTCCATCGGTCCTATGGAACACTTGGGCTTGaatttctgttttttgtttaatattcagttttaattatatttttagttatttctcAAACTGAATTTTGTTAGTTGTTAAAACAATAATCCTTAATATTGTGGGGGTAAGACAACAACTATATAAGGCTGATATCTCTTCCCCAAGGCGTcatgaaaatgaatatttgaattctcTTGTGAAATTTCTTCacccctattttattttatgttttgaacCTTTGttttggactgtttggtatagaccagcAATATTCTTTTCTCAccattgatttttctttttccttcatCTCAAATTCTCCACTACAAAActcttccgctgccctttgtttatatatttctcACCCGGTCCTAGAGATGAAGAACTcgattcttgaaatcaagaacCCATAAATTCAAAGTTACAACTAAACCGTAACACATTCATAACAACAAGAACTACAACTTGGACATATTTTGGAAACCTCCCTAGAGCTTGTCAAGAACTCTCGAAATATCATGCAAGCTCTACAGTTTCCTCTCCTCTCGAACATCCTCACTCTGATAACACTTGTTGAGATACATGAGATGAAGTATCCCTTAATGCAAGAACAATAAAAGCATCAAACAATTGcgtaaaagaaagaaatcaactAAAGAACACATATgcaagatttatagtggttcgtCCAAAACAGTCTTAAATCCACTTTCGAAGCACAAGAGGctctcaactttattatcaagaaTGTTACAATGTTTCTCTCATAATGAGATCTCACACACAATTCTCAAGGAAGCGATGCTCTCAAGGAAGCGATGCTCTTAAGGAAATACTTAGCTTTCTAAAGTGCCTGGTTGCACCTTTAAATAAATCTCAATTAggtcaatatcaatatcttgtCTAAAACTCTTAAAAGAGACTTAccaaaatattcttaccatatttcctaattttatttccataaaaaattctaatttctttttgtaataattttatttcttaatattaatattatacataaaaaaatatatatattcttttttattgaatataccCTTTCTTACAGTAAGATTGTGTACTATGAGGTAGTATTTGGTACAAGTTactaattatatagatataagttgTAAAGAGATATAAATTGTAAGTAAGTATtataaggtataaattatatatattatttgtttttgggtaggggtataaattatatagatttattttttgtgtTTGATTGGTGGTataagaaaatagtaaaaagagtaaaagactattttatccttatatttatataaattattttttttaatatttattttataggtagttcgtaatattatttatattgaaaataataaaaaaatatatataataatgtatatttaaaataaaaataatattatatggtttatatataatttattataatttaatttatataattatataaataaaacttatttatatattttaattaatatttaataaaaagttttaaattttatgtattattaaaatatttgtgtaaTTGAAAAATAGTAattgtttgtataaaataaaataataataataataataattttataaaaaaaaataatatttgtaattaaatggtataattataaattagtttcaaaaataatttatatagatataagttatattaattaataataataatatcactgatttatgtaattaattccaaataccatttattaataatgtaataaaataaaattttataaattaattgtatatatgactattatttttttaattaacattatttgttttataaaagaattattatattttattagatataaaattgtaacatttaattttttttaatataatttatgtttacagagataaaatatatataaaaatttaacaatcatttaaaaataagtaattgattaattattattattatttaaattataaaattaaacctagataaatataaataaatatttaattataattctgtattattatattttaatatataataaaaaaattataattttaataattttttaaaattagagggataaaaagaaattaaattttataaaagcttttatatatatatatatataggtacaACATTGTACGCAtccaatatataaattattactaAATATTATTGCAAATATAAAAACTATACAACCAAACAGTCAATTTAATTTactatatatacaattatataatatCTACATTCATATtccttgtatatatatatattttctttaaacttatttattttaaatgatgattttattaaaaaatactgTTAAAATTAAGATTAGAGTGAATTTGTtagtttaatttgataattggtagattaatttatagaatatgatttattttttaaaataataatctaaattatagtgtgatttataatatatataattttataaataaatttaatttctttttgaaaattatatattaaataataatctaaattatattgtgatttataataataatttattttataaattattaaattaatttaagtttaataaattaaaataaataatttaaattatagtgtgattcatttttataacttgttaaattaatttaagtttaataaattaaaataaataatataaattagaatatgattcaatttttaaaataataatctaaattatagtgtgatttataatatatattattttataaataaattaaattttttaaaaatcatatattaaataatattctataaattatagtgtgatatataataataataataataataatttattttataacttcttaaattaatttaagtttaataaattaagtaataatcctattatataattttcacaaataatataatttaatatatatatatatatatatatatataaataattaacatgggTGTGTCAAGACATGACATGACACACATGAAAATGGGCATGACATTACACGATTGAGTCGAAACGACGACCATCTATATTCGGAATAACtcgaaacacgaatttaaacacgagttaacACGACACAAATAAACTCGTGGACACAAATTAACACGACGTGAAAGAGAccatcataatattttgaggatAAATGATTGGGAGAAAGGAATTTAGGAGAAGGAATTTGAGAGGGAATTTTGTGCCACAATCTGATTcgctgaaaaaaaaaacaataaattttctctctctatatatatatatacatcttttatcatttttacaGTCAGTGATGTggtgacacgtcattccctcccTCATTTCCTTTTCCAAATTCTCTCCTCCTACCACTCATCTATTTTGAGTGAGTCAATACACGATACCACATGAATAAGATTGAGACACTACATGACATGATTGAGAGTTTAACACAACTtgcccgagtcgaatacgaTCATATATGCACGATAACCAGCTCTAATTCAGTctcaaattttgtatatatagaatatatatatatataattaattaattaacttgatATTACCTTAAATGATATGTCAGTCTATGTGACGACGACATAGTGTTTTCAATGGGCGGATCATAGTAGCAAGTGGTCggaagatattttaatttacgtTTAATTTAAGCCGCCCATAATACTTtgatatcttaaaaaaatatgttttctctttgtttttgtaggtaaatattatttttctccccttaaaaaaaatattgttgatcTAAACATTAAGAAAAAAGGTAAAATGAAACCCATACCCAAATATTAGTGTCCTGAATTTCTATAATATCAATGATTCTCAAACTAAAAACTAAGGTCCAAATCATGTAATGccaattaaaataacaattcacGCTCTTTTTTTCcacataattttggaattaAACTAGACAACACCAAATATTAGACATAACTAAAGTTGGAAAATGGGTTAGATTAACACGTAATATTAGTACGAAACGATACAATACGATATTATCTCGTTCGGGTTGTAGGTTGGACATAACACAAGTACGAGACGACACAATCAcaacacgattatgagtttatacgattgTAACACAGTCACGAGTCGACACAAACACAACACGAGTGTAAACATGACACGAGCACGAGTATGCACAcaaaacgacataaacacaattagtcacatAACCTAAGCTACTCaattttacattaacattttctctaaatctatttatattatcattcaattaataaattatttaattttataaatgtatatataattaaaactaaacatactaaattaaaataaacttaaataatataaattaaaataaaatataataaaaataaataaattatatgaatataaatgAGAGTCTCCTACTAGTTCtctcatattatttttgttaaataattaattaatttatttttaaaatttaaaataattttataattttaattattataaatacatttaataataaatgtataataatgattttttgatgatataataatatatatttataattaataccCACTTTtgcattaaattattaataaattatttaattttataaattatatatatatatatataatataattaaaactaaacatattaaattaaaatatcaaaataatatattaacttaaataatataaattaaaataaaatataaatataaaaaataaattatataaataaaaatgtgagtctTATACTTATTCTCtctatattttttcattaattaattaatttatttatttttacaattttaaattattttatcatttaaattattatcaatacattaaataataaattaaataataaatatatgataataatttaattttgattatataataatatatatttataaatatgtcaacTAAAAATCCATTAAATTGCTATCAATTTTTATCATTCCCTTCTTCAAACTAATCAaatttacattaacatttataaaCCACCATGTTCTccctaaatttatttatattctcatttaattaataaattatttaattttataaattattaactatttttttggataattatttataagttttataacacattttaaataatagacattcaaattattatttataaaattatatattaaaatttatatcgacacatattatatattaacatattaattaggtttttaaataatacatttaacttattaaattaatttaagttttataaattaaaataaataaataatcatattttataatttttactaataataaaatttaatatatatatatataaattattaacatgAGTAGTCAAGACACGACATGTCACACAGGAAAATGAGCATTGATACAACACGATTGAGTCAAAACAATTATCATCTATAGttggaataacacgaaacacgaatttaaacacgagttagtacAATATGAATAAACTCGTGAACACGAATTAACACGAAACGAAAGAGCCTGTGGATTATAATGTTTTGAGTGAGTCAAGACACAATACAACGCGCATAAGATTTAGTCATAACACGACACAATTGAATgtctaacacgacttgcccGAGTCAAATATGACTGTTTATGAACAGTGCCCAACTCTAGTTAGGACCAACTATATGATAAGGCAACGAATAGAGCCGCATAGGACCCCTCAATCTTAGGAcccaacaaatttataaaaaaaataccttaACAAGATTTGAACCTAAACCTATTAGAAAGTATTATATCTTTAACTAAActaaattacttatattaaatataatacaaaattattaatattgacatataacattaaaaaaaatacaaattaaatataagtaagaaagattttttttctcatagCTCCCTAAACTTAGGGCCCGACCTTGGGCAAGGAGACTAAATGTCTAGTAGTGAATGTAATGATGAAGTGTGTAATTAGTatctttcattaaaaaaaaatattgtttactcaaataaatgtaattaattttttaaatattttttaatgtcatttatttgtttttatttaattaatttaattatatatatatataatagtaatatataattaatatatatttttaaactatttttttttaatagttcaTGTGTGAAGGCTTAAGCTCATAAGCATGAGTGACAACGTTATGAATAATGAATCtccacttatttatttaaataattttttataattttgaataaaattttaattttacacatttattatttaaataaaacatttaatatttaattgaatggGGTTGGGAGTGATCAGGCCCTTCAGACAGTTTGGCAGATCTAATactaatttatcattttatatttgaaaaaaaaaccttttttttttgtttaagattGGGCTGCTTAGGTTGGGTTGGGTCTGACTCTGACTCTGCACATGGGCCGACCCTAATCAGATACatgtgaaattttaaatatataaattagaataattaaaatgcaGTATACACTATAGTTATAAGCCATAAttgagttttattattattatgcttcAATTTAATTAAGCATTTTAGGTGAGATTTGAAGTcttattattttctcttaagAACCACTATTGACATTAAGCCATAATCGAGTTACATTTGTGGGCAGAGCTCGCTAAATCAATCAATGCACTCGCATAGGTCCTCACCTTTATAGGAccctaattttttaatatttaataatattatattattaatcttattttttattttatttctctactttaatattaaatatatatgatggaatatatatatataacttttttatctcctttttaatctcttatttccgtattataatatattaaccatttaaatcttagtttatattattaaaatttaatatatatatctacatatattttttttttactattttagggtcccaaaatttaaatttgcattggGCTTCAAATTCTCAGAGGGACACCGTATTTGTGCGgcttaaaataatatgtatgaTTGTCCTTGTCGTTAGGGGTGGACAAACCTACGGATCGGATACGATCCGGTATTTCGGATCAGATATCCgcctttattttttcaaaaattgtgATCCGTATCCGATTCGGTATCCGACCACTATCCGATTCGAAAATACCGGATCAGATCGGATCGGCCAGCCGGATACCCGCTGATCcgatttttttcatattttaatttttttcatatgctagaaaattgaaattgttctattaaggatttcaattataaataatgacgatttgagaaaagatctaaaggaaaatgggaaaaaaaacaaattaaagagacatatttttgtttggatttGTAAAGGAAAATGGGAGAAAACATAAGAAATAGggagattttgtatttttatttgggtttgtaaagaaaagaaaggaagagatagatttttgtttagtttgtaattgtttaataatatttttatttgagtcTGTAAAGAGAATCATGAAGGAAAATATAGGAAGAGAGAGATTTTTggttgggtttgtatttatttaattatattttcgtttgggtttgtttatttaataaattttaaaaatcaccGGATCGGCTTCGGATATCCGAAATCTTTTTTGcccgatccgtatccgatccggaaatccggtaaaaatatcggatcgGATCGACATCCGAATCCGATCCATCGGATACAGATTTTTTCGGATCGGATCGGCCAGATCAATGGATCGAGTCTTTCGAATCTGATTTTTTGGCCACCCCTACTTATCGTCACATATATTACTAATTACTAATTTCagtattgatttttttatgttatttactACGCTATTTGGTATTTGGGATGATTTGTTCCTTTAATAAGATACAATTAGTTATTAATGTCTTAATAGCACTATAATGATTTTGTcgtttataatattatagtaaaaagGTTTCTACCATCATTTAGGTGCCAATTTTTAGTTAGACGgcaattatttagattattatCCTTTcgaataatgaataaaatgcaACTTTGGACCTACAATTTATGTAACCTTGAGTTACTTGAAGACTTACATAcataaaagtttaataataatgattacaAATGCAACTAAATTTACATCACTATTTTCTTaagatattattaaacaatattcTAAATGTAGTTATGAACCAGATGCTTAGTTCATAAAATCTTTTGTTATTGTTACATTGATCATTTATCTCATAACAAATACCAATGTAAATACCATAAAATTTGAAGAGAGCTTAGATGGAGAGAGATGTCAATGTGTGAATGTCAATACATTATTGAGTAAAAGATGATATTAGAAGTCAGTACTAATATATTTTGCTTagtgtaaaaaaaatagttttatagaAAGATAgaataaatgttgaataaactAACAAGCATATAGAGATATTAAATGATGGTACGTGTTGTTCAAAAGACATCtccttaatatataattcattgtatctaaatatttacaaatatagtgcatatatattttcttattaatacgTTAATTATcttccaataaataaataaataaataactttctgataaaatattataatcattatttcctcaaacaaaaataattgaaaataaaaaagtttataattaagAGATTACAATGAACATAACTCAATGGCATGagatttatttatcttttttttattctaacaaGCTAATACAAATGTGAAATCACTGGTGTACGACACAAAGGACAAGAACTGCTCCTAGTCATCCAATTGATAATACAACGATGATGAAAGACATGGTTGCAATGCAACATCTTATTAATCTCAACTCCAACATTAAATTTCTCCAAACAAACCACACATGTTTCACTCCTTTCCCTTTCTGACGCCGATGACTTAGTGTCATGCATGATCTTGCATATATCGTATTTTACCCAACAATGCATGGAAAAGCGACACTTGGTCCAACTTTGCCGAAAAAAGTTGTTAATGCAGTTTTCTACCTCTGTCCTTGCATCCAATTGAACGTCTGATTTTTTAAGCCATTCATTGACATATGATGGCACTTCATGTCGAAGAACGTGTTCGAAATAAATCGAAACTTTTGGGCCAATCTCAACCCCATCAGTGATCAATTCGCCTCTTAAAGAACGGCTAAACTCTCCCCTTATGTTTACCAAACAAACAAGCACTCTGTACTTGGGTAATTCATTACCCATAGATGTGTTATCCTCGTACTGAACGCTTACATAGATGTGGTGGTAAGTTGGCGGTGCAACTGGAATATGTAGCGCCATATCGAAAAGAGCAAGAgatttctatatagatctagaAGAACAATTGAGGATTGATAGGTTATAAATGGGAGAGGAGAAAATAATATGACTTA is part of the Impatiens glandulifera chromosome 1, dImpGla2.1, whole genome shotgun sequence genome and encodes:
- the LOC124929997 gene encoding probable E3 ubiquitin-protein ligase plr-1, whose amino-acid sequence is MALHIPVAPPTYHHIYVSVQYEDNTSMGNELPKYRVLVCLVNIRGEFSRSLRGELITDGVEIGPKVSIYFEHVLRHEVPSYVNEWLKKSDVQLDARTEVENCINNFFRQSWTKCRFSMHCWVKYDICKIMHDTKSSASERERSETCVVCLEKFNVGVEINKMLHCNHVFHHRCIINWMTRSSSCPLCRTPVISHLY